One window of Brevibacillus choshinensis genomic DNA carries:
- a CDS encoding metal-dependent hydrolase: MDTATHFAMGFGLAGLAYLDPVVATTPGLAEAIMIGTVIGSQAPDLDGLIRIRGTAAYVRNHRGVSHSVPALFLWTGALFSLIQTIMPQSSWLHLLGWIFLAVCLHVFVDLFNSYGTKGLYPFRDKWVALNAIFIFDPFIFTAHLVGFMLWAAGLEPGRLFLWIYVIIAVYYYWRIQAQKRTTELVRQRIGKSGIYTIIPTISWTQWTFVARTEHHWYVGEIHSGDVIILDTFTIKPETELINAAKKSRKVQSFLSFTHHVHVETTERPFGYEVKWIDLRYRSRFQGKSHYMFVAVVYLGFDLEIRDSFVGWIHRGEDQLTKKMDPNRQLG, encoded by the coding sequence ATGGATACTGCCACACATTTTGCCATGGGCTTCGGATTGGCCGGTCTCGCCTATCTCGATCCTGTCGTAGCAACTACTCCGGGACTCGCGGAAGCCATCATGATCGGCACGGTCATCGGATCACAAGCACCTGATCTAGATGGTCTGATCCGAATCCGAGGCACCGCTGCTTATGTTCGCAATCACCGGGGCGTATCACATTCTGTTCCAGCGCTATTTCTCTGGACAGGAGCGTTGTTTTCCCTCATTCAGACCATTATGCCACAATCCTCGTGGCTCCACTTATTAGGTTGGATCTTTTTGGCGGTCTGTCTCCACGTATTTGTCGACTTGTTCAATTCCTATGGTACCAAGGGGTTGTATCCGTTTCGAGACAAATGGGTCGCTCTCAACGCCATTTTTATTTTTGACCCGTTCATTTTCACTGCACATCTCGTGGGCTTCATGCTCTGGGCTGCAGGTCTGGAGCCGGGTAGGTTGTTTCTCTGGATCTATGTGATAATCGCCGTCTACTATTACTGGCGCATTCAGGCACAAAAACGCACGACAGAGCTGGTACGTCAGCGTATTGGGAAATCGGGCATCTACACGATCATTCCCACCATCTCGTGGACGCAATGGACGTTCGTCGCCAGAACGGAGCATCACTGGTACGTAGGTGAAATTCATTCCGGCGATGTGATCATTCTCGATACGTTTACCATCAAGCCAGAAACCGAATTGATCAATGCCGCCAAAAAGAGTCGCAAGGTGCAGTCGTTCCTCTCGTTCACGCATCACGTGCATGTAGAAACGACTGAAAGACCTTTTGGCTACGAGGTGAAATGGATCGACCTGCGCTATCGCTCGCGCTTTCAAGGAAAGAGTCACTATATGTTTGTCGCAGTCGTTTACCTTGGTTTTGACTTAGAAATTCGGGATTCGTTTGTAGGCTGGATCCATCGTGGAGAAGACCAATTGACCAAAAAAATGGACCCTAACCGACAGCTCGGTTAA
- a CDS encoding pyridoxamine 5'-phosphate oxidase family protein, translating into MIPIRYSKRTLTDQEQIDAFLAHAKVGNLGLSNGTEPYIIPLNFCWWNGHIYFHGADSGRKVEMINANNRVCFSVCEEYGTIADPIPAHTDTAYMSVFLSGTIERVQDPDEMRDAMQAMLDKYVPGYYPEPLSLQHVVKYRSSMGSVTAVFRITPDSLTAKGSPMPEEKRFYPGRTIGQDSKKLD; encoded by the coding sequence GTGATTCCAATTCGCTATTCCAAACGTACGTTGACCGATCAAGAGCAAATTGATGCCTTTTTGGCCCACGCCAAGGTGGGAAACCTGGGGTTGTCCAACGGAACAGAGCCGTACATCATTCCGTTAAATTTTTGCTGGTGGAATGGTCACATTTATTTTCACGGAGCAGACTCCGGACGAAAGGTAGAAATGATCAATGCCAACAACCGCGTTTGCTTCAGCGTTTGCGAGGAGTATGGCACCATTGCGGACCCCATACCTGCTCATACAGACACAGCTTACATGAGCGTCTTTTTGTCGGGAACGATTGAACGCGTGCAGGACCCGGATGAAATGCGGGATGCCATGCAGGCAATGCTCGACAAGTACGTTCCCGGCTACTATCCGGAGCCACTTTCTCTGCAGCACGTGGTCAAATATCGTTCCTCCATGGGAAGTGTGACAGCCGTGTTTCGGATCACGCCAGACAGTCTCACAGCCAAGGGTAGCCCGATGCCTGAAGAAAAGCGGTTTTATCCGGGACGGACGATCGGGCAAGACAGCAAAAAACTAGACTGA